The following nucleotide sequence is from Synechococcales cyanobacterium T60_A2020_003.
GCTGGTAATCGCAGGTGGACTTGTGGGACTGGGGGCAAAGCTACTCGGATGGGTTTAAGCCATCGGATGCGTAAACTGTTAACGTGGGGGACTGGAGCGATCGCCACCCTCGGCATGGTCGGCGCGATTCCCCTACACGCCTATGGAGAGGATGCGATTTACGATGATGTAATTTACATTGATGGGGCAGGCGCAACCTCTTTGGCTCCTCTATTTGAGGCTTACATGGATGCCTATGCTGTCTATTCCGACGTTCCCGTGAGTTACATGGGCATTGGTAGTCGTGACGGTATCCGAAACTTGCTCTCCGGAACTGTTGACTTTATTGGTAGCGATCTGCCGCTCACCGATGGGGAAGTTGCCCAGACAGCGATGGTGCAATTTCGATTCCCATTGCGGTAAGTGCGATCGCCCTAGCCTACAACCTTCCGGACGTACCAGAGTTGAAACTGTCGAGAACGACCTCCGCAGATATCTTTCTCGGCAAAATCACAACCTGGGATGATCCACGCATTGCCGCAGATAATCCAGGAGTAGAGTTGCCAGAACTGCCGATCCGACTTGTGGTTCGCGCCGATGCTAGCGGTGAATCTATGATTCTGACTGGCTTTGTTGCATGATTAGAAGGATGATCAGGCTCACCTTGAGGTCGTCCGGGTATTAAGCTTCGACTTTGTAGCTATCGGGTTTAGCGATCTGAATCATGCGGTTGAGCGCAACACATTTGATGAACAATTCCACGGCTTGATTGTCAAATTGACGTGCACTGAGCTCGACTTTATCCAATCAGGCGGCATGGCAGAGTAACTCGGTCCAGGTGTCGA
It contains:
- a CDS encoding substrate-binding domain-containing protein, which encodes MRKLLTWGTGAIATLGMVGAIPLHAYGEDAIYDDVIYIDGAGATSLAPLFEAYMDAYAVYSDVPVSYMGIGSRDGIRNLLSGTVDFIGSDLPLTDGEVAQTAMVQFRFPLR
- a CDS encoding substrate-binding domain-containing protein, encoding MSIPIAVSAIALAYNLPDVPELKLSRTTSADIFLGKITTWDDPRIAADNPGVELPELPIRLVVRADASGESMILTGFVA